The proteins below come from a single Arthrobacter sp. zg-Y1171 genomic window:
- the kdpB gene encoding potassium-transporting ATPase subunit KdpB translates to MSTLTKPLESVADSEPAPAGRGITAGSLAAALPGAFRKLDPRLMVRTPVMFIVEVGAVLITAIAVAEPFLGGPQDSGGTPVPGVFSWLIAGWLWATVIFANLAEAVAEGRGKAQAASLRNSRATTTAYRLEGYDSGRDPAGLGATISEVPSADLGLDDVVVVEAGQIIPGDGDIIDGIASVDESAITGESAPVVRESGGDRSAVTGGTRVLSDRIIVRITSKPGETFVDRMIRLVEGAARQKTPNEIALNILLATLSLIFIVVVLTLNPLASYSSATVSIPVLVALLVCLIPTTIGALLSAIGIAGMDRLVQRNVLAMSGRAVEAAGDVTTLLLDKTGTITYGNRQAAGFTPINGTDSTDLIDAAVLSSFGDPTPEGKSVVDLAAAKGCRPEPPAGSTSVPFTAQTRMSGMDFPDGAKIRKGASSAILDWTAESGGIDVDVLIAVEDQVKKISTGGGTPLLVAVRDADGGTRVLGVIHLKDVVKDGLKERFTQLRAMGIRTVMITGDNPYTAKAIAAEAGVDDFLAEATPEDKMALIRREQAGGHLVAMTGDGTNDAPALAQADVGVAMNTGTSAAKEAGNMVDLDSDPTKLIDIVGIGKQLLITRGALTTFSIANDIAKYFAIIPAMFVGIFPGLAALNLMQLHSPASAILSAVIFNAVIIVALIPLALRGVKYRAAGSSSILSRNLLIYGVGGVIAPFIGIKLIDLLISLIPGF, encoded by the coding sequence ATGTCCACACTTACCAAACCCCTGGAATCCGTTGCGGACTCCGAACCGGCTCCTGCCGGCCGTGGCATAACCGCAGGCTCGCTGGCCGCCGCCCTGCCCGGAGCCTTCCGGAAACTGGACCCGCGGCTGATGGTCCGCACCCCGGTGATGTTTATCGTCGAAGTGGGTGCCGTACTGATCACCGCGATCGCCGTTGCCGAGCCCTTCCTCGGCGGCCCGCAGGACTCCGGCGGCACACCCGTCCCCGGCGTTTTCTCCTGGCTGATTGCCGGCTGGCTCTGGGCCACCGTCATCTTTGCCAACCTCGCTGAAGCCGTGGCCGAGGGCCGCGGGAAGGCGCAGGCAGCCAGCCTGCGCAACAGCCGGGCCACCACCACCGCCTACCGGCTGGAGGGTTACGACTCCGGCCGCGATCCCGCCGGCCTCGGGGCAACCATCTCGGAGGTTCCCTCGGCCGATCTTGGGCTGGACGACGTGGTGGTGGTCGAGGCCGGGCAGATCATCCCCGGCGACGGCGACATCATCGACGGCATCGCGTCCGTCGACGAGTCGGCAATCACCGGCGAATCCGCCCCGGTCGTCCGCGAATCCGGCGGCGACCGCTCGGCGGTTACCGGTGGTACCCGGGTCCTGTCCGACCGGATTATCGTCCGGATCACCAGCAAACCCGGGGAAACCTTCGTGGACCGGATGATCCGGCTCGTCGAAGGCGCCGCGCGGCAGAAGACGCCCAACGAGATTGCCCTGAACATCCTCCTGGCCACGCTGTCGCTCATCTTCATCGTGGTGGTGCTGACGCTTAACCCGCTGGCAAGCTATTCATCCGCCACGGTCAGCATCCCCGTCCTGGTGGCCCTGCTGGTCTGCCTGATCCCCACCACTATCGGCGCGCTGCTATCGGCCATCGGCATTGCCGGCATGGACCGCCTGGTCCAGCGCAATGTCCTGGCCATGTCCGGCCGTGCGGTGGAGGCCGCCGGCGACGTCACCACGCTGCTGCTCGATAAGACGGGCACCATCACGTACGGCAACCGCCAGGCCGCCGGGTTCACCCCGATCAACGGCACCGACAGCACCGACCTGATCGACGCCGCCGTGTTGTCCTCCTTTGGGGATCCCACCCCGGAGGGCAAGTCCGTTGTGGACCTGGCCGCCGCGAAGGGCTGCCGCCCGGAACCGCCGGCCGGCTCCACCAGTGTTCCCTTCACCGCCCAGACGCGGATGAGCGGCATGGACTTCCCCGACGGGGCGAAGATCCGCAAGGGCGCCTCCTCCGCCATCCTGGACTGGACGGCGGAGTCCGGCGGCATCGACGTCGACGTCCTCATCGCGGTCGAGGACCAGGTCAAGAAGATCTCGACCGGCGGCGGCACTCCGCTGCTGGTGGCGGTTCGGGACGCCGACGGCGGCACCCGGGTGCTCGGTGTGATCCACCTGAAGGACGTGGTCAAGGACGGCCTGAAGGAACGCTTCACGCAGCTGCGGGCCATGGGCATCCGGACCGTGATGATCACCGGCGACAACCCGTACACCGCGAAGGCCATTGCCGCCGAGGCAGGCGTGGACGACTTCCTGGCCGAAGCCACCCCCGAGGACAAGATGGCCCTGATCCGCCGCGAACAGGCGGGCGGGCATCTGGTGGCCATGACGGGCGACGGCACCAACGACGCCCCGGCACTGGCCCAGGCCGACGTCGGCGTGGCCATGAACACGGGCACGTCCGCGGCCAAGGAAGCCGGCAACATGGTGGACCTGGACTCGGACCCCACCAAACTGATTGACATCGTCGGGATCGGCAAGCAGCTGCTGATTACCCGCGGCGCCCTGACCACCTTCTCGATCGCCAACGACATTGCCAAGTACTTCGCCATCATCCCGGCGATGTTCGTGGGGATTTTCCCCGGCCTTGCCGCGCTGAACCTGATGCAGCTCCACTCTCCGGCCTCGGCCATCCTCTCCGCGGTGATCTTCAACGCGGTGATCATCGTGGCACTGATTCCGCTGGCGCTGCGCGGCGTGAAGTACCGGGCTGCCGGATCCTCCTCGATCCTCAGCCGCAACCTGCTGATCTACGGAGTGGGCGGCGTGATTGCGCCGTTCATCGGCATCAAGCTCATTGACCTGCTGATCAGCCTCATCCCGGGGTTCTGA
- the kdpC gene encoding potassium-transporting ATPase subunit KdpC: MNPVRSSMRQLGVSLRALAVLTLLLGVVYPLAVAGIGQAALHGRANGSMVSSGGNEVGSELIGQPFTDADGAALPEWFQSRPSAAGDGYDGGASSGSNLGPLSEDLAAAVAERRAAVAELEGVDPEDVPADAVTTSGSGLDPHISPEYARMQVDRVAAERGLDPEQVSALVDDATQAPFAGVLGSSTVNVLLLNISLAELDT, encoded by the coding sequence ATGAATCCCGTCCGCAGCAGCATGCGCCAGCTTGGCGTCTCCCTCCGCGCCCTGGCGGTGCTCACGCTCCTGCTCGGCGTCGTGTATCCGCTGGCAGTGGCCGGGATCGGCCAGGCCGCACTGCACGGCCGGGCCAATGGCTCGATGGTCAGCAGCGGCGGCAACGAGGTGGGCTCCGAATTGATCGGCCAGCCGTTCACGGACGCCGACGGCGCGGCCCTGCCCGAATGGTTCCAGTCCCGGCCCTCCGCAGCGGGGGACGGGTATGACGGCGGTGCCTCCAGCGGTTCCAACCTCGGCCCGCTGAGCGAGGACCTGGCGGCTGCCGTGGCCGAGCGGCGGGCCGCCGTGGCCGAGCTGGAAGGGGTGGATCCGGAAGACGTCCCCGCCGATGCCGTCACCACATCGGGGTCCGGGCTGGATCCGCACATCAGCCCCGAGTACGCCCGGATGCAGGTGGACCGGGTGGCCGCCGAACGCGGCCTGGACCCGGAGCAGGTCTCCGCCCTGGTGGACGACGCCACGCAGGCCCCGTTCGCCGGAGTCCTGGGCAGCAGTACCGTCAACGTGTTGCTTTTGAACATTTCGCTGGCGGAGCTGGACACTTAG